In the genome of Aedes aegypti strain LVP_AGWG chromosome 2, AaegL5.0 Primary Assembly, whole genome shotgun sequence, the window ttgtattttcaatgttttgaatggtactgttgcaatacgttatattgtttttgtattgtattttttatccaggCAATGTGCCACAcatttaattatcaatagctttTAGGCCCTCTTATTAGATAttgcgaacaaaaaaaaaatttttatgtaaaactgaCGAAACTAAAAGTACAAACAGTTAAAACTGTTATTTTCCattgatgtttttgaaaaacttttctctTTTCCagatctcacaaatcattggaATTATATCGACGAGTATGTTTCCGCTTTTGAGCCTGTTTTTGTATGCACAAACAAAATGCAAGCCAAACATGTTTCACTGAGCGATTTTTATGTTCATTGGTTAAATACTGTGATGCAGGTTGGCTTGCTTACCAATAGCAACTTGGCAAAGTCTTTGGTTCTGTCGTTAACGGAACGGTTAAAACCATTGAAAAACAACATGGCATTCAAAGCAGCACTCCTCGTTGATCCTCGATTTAACTACTTAAACTCAAAGACGTTGTCGCCAGAGGACAAAGAGCAAACACGGGTAGGCTGATTGTATATAGATGTTTAAACCTATTTGATTTCATCTCAATTTTACATATGATTACAGTCTTTCATGCTTGCTACCTGGGAGAGAATAAAACAACTGGATCCAAATTCGTCGAAAGAACATCAGGATACCGCTCAGCAATCAAAACCAACGAACTCTTTTGACACATTTCTAACCAGGTTATTTGGTGGTCTCCCGCCTGAAAGTGATCAAAACACGAAACCGTTGATCCAACAACTGAATGCTTTGGACTTGGAAGACCACCAAAGCTTTTCGTTCGATGTGTGGAGTCATTGGAAGAACCGACTAAAAACCTATCCTGAGCTTTCCAAGCTAGCACTGGTATTTCTATCCGTGCCATCAAATCAAGTCAACGTTGAACGGAGCTTCAGTGGAATGGCACTCACACTTACAGAACGAAGAACGAACCTCTCGGAAGAAAGTTTGGAGAACATTCTGTTGATCAAACTTAATGTCGATTTGATCGATAAGATCATACCCGAGAATGGTTTTCAATAagcggaaatatttgctttgaccgaaaataacaaaatatgaagaATTAACAAATAATTCCGTTTattaatatcatattttgttcaacTCTTGTGCACCTCTTATATATAAGTTGTTCAAATGGTTTCTGTTATTTTCGCATTAttatcttgatttttttcttatattttattaatgttttattgcTTTCTAAATCTCTTGTGCAACGAATAATAGAAttctgatttttgtttttcattgaatcatatcttttttatattattttgtatatatttcattcatttcattatatctgtaaaacaaTTTTACTATTTACTATTGATCTTCAAGGTGtgaatttaaaacatttttaataaattaaatttattattgttAAAATATTGTCGTTTTTATTACTTCTggtcaaataatttttaattaatttttttacgctttttaataattttttttacgcTCCTACAGTTAGGTTTAGAGAAAATGTGTATATGTGGTAAGTGACGCTAAATTGCTGCTAAGAATGCGTTAACATTACAAAATATGTAGGTATATAATATCGCACACAATACGGTGCATTGGTACATATGTGCAGTGCATCTTACCATTTCTAAACCAACATTAGAAAAGGTCACAATGACATTGATAAACcatggctttgcaagacgctgttgagccgaATTCAATTCGATCACGCACACCGAACTAATAACAGGTTCGCAGTTAATacatcagagggttaaattgaATACACTACGCCACTTAATTTGAGCAGACTTATTTCGTATTTATTTCAAGTGttttgtgtattcaattttactaTATACATCGTTAATGATAAGTTAATCATCAGAGGAATAATAAATTTACAAACATGTGCATGATTCTTCTTATTACTTCAACGTTCATTTCAGTGTAAGCTCGCAAAGTAATTGACAATGTGCTCTTTTCTAATGTTTGACTAGAAATCCGTTTTTCCTTTTTGTTATGTTGTTTCTGCTAACTTAAATTAAGTGTGTGATAAAAACATAGAATATCTGCGATTATCTTGTCCGCCTTTGCCTGTCCGAGTCTTCTCACACTTATCACAGTCACATATTTCAGTCACTATATTTGTAGTGCGGCGAACCGGCAAAATGTACGAAAATAAACGATCAATCAACGAataagaatgaaaaattgacaAAAGGCGATTGCCTATCCTGTAAAAGTAACaggtaaaacaatattttctcaTTTAGTTAAAATAATAAGGGCCTttagataatattttgtcatATTCGATTTTTCCGTTACTATCGTGACTGACAATTATTTTCGCCAGCCTTTAATTATAGTGGCTTCATGCAACATTACCTATAAACAATCTTCTGATTCTGTGTGATTGTTTGCTTATATGTATAGCCGGCAGAATTAAATATTAGAAAAAGTATTACTTCAAATTACGTATTACGTAAAAACAAGTCATATTCATCTACAGTTCTGTTAACCATGTTTTATAAATGCGGAAAGACAAGTAAGTGTTCAATTATATAACAATTTCAAAGCGAAATTTGTCATGTACAGCCGTTTATtaggaaaaacaaaacaattgaaCTTAAAaagatagggtgcagaaccacttgggcactacCATGATTCAGTATAGTATAgtatacaattttttgaaaatttttattatctaACACTTCATTACATAtgagcgttgcattatcattcgctttGGATGgcttttgagttcatttcgtgcaaatattcgatagtccataattggtacacttttatgtcgaatgcaaggaacgctattgccataactGGCACAAAGACAAtgctttttaaaataaaattttagaagcttaaagtcaatttagtactaaaactgtttaattcaACTGTTTTGTAAGGTTTCAAACTAGTAAGACATGcttacgttttagaaacgcggctaaaatttgatttttatccatactgttgacatattacatccataattggtacacctaccctacaccGGGGCAAGATGAAATCAAAGTTTTGAACACAATATTAATAGAGAAGGTGTACCAGTTTTCGCCATCCCTGATTATATACCGTTTCACAGCACAAATGGTTGCCAATTGTCTAGTGTTTGTTAAATTGCTTATAAAAATacggaaaataatagaaaaaaccTGACCGATGGTTAGGCTGAACCCTTtttacatttccatacaggttTGAGGcaattattattcttcattaaTTCTTTCCTTCATacctaagaacaaatattcgtataagaACGTAAAGTAAAACCAGCGGCATGAGTTTTACATAATTTGGaagcaaaatatgaaaactacaatactcatatcttcttcttggcattaacgtctccactgggacagagccggctactcagcttattgttcttatgagcacttccacagttattaactgagagctttctttgccaaatttgccattttagcattcgtatatcgtgtggcaagtacgatgatactctatgcccagggaagtcgagaaaatttccattacgaaaaaatcctggaccgaccgggaatcgaacccagacaccttcagcatggctttgctttgtagtcgcggactctaaccacttggctaaggaaggccccatacaAAACTCATATATTTCTATCTATTATCACTTGTGCCACTGtttaggaacacatgtgcctatagtagcactatttattatttctgttcctatagtagcttACATTTTAAGCAATACTatttattttgatcattttttaaacaaaatcgagctgtcAATCAATGGTACCATAATAAATAGCTGCTGAccttcatgataaaaaaaatattgtgcaacgatttatagcaaaatggccgtaaaaagccactattCCGACTATAGTCTACAAAAGGAACACCGGCCCTACATATATACGGATTAAAAATTATTTGGTTATTTGGTGGTACTATTGGAAAATAAAACTATCAATAATTATTAGTAACTGCTGAAATGTTAAATGATATATGAGCTCAGATTTGGCCTCTAATAAAATGCTATTTCATATAGTAATCCGTAAACTAATACCGAAacatgaaaaattgatgtcttAATGGTTTTGCCAGCGTTTTGTTTTTAAGATTTATGTCaaggtttaaattaaaaaaagaaagtttggagattcgatttttatctctgtaacttataattcgattgcattATGATTGTGAATGATGTCAAAGCTAtcaattgaagaaaaaagagcttaaatcggtttgaaaatagctaaaaaaaatgattaaaatttaaaagttgaagatattcaaataaaaattattatttttttcaaataaatttattatttttttcagtacTTTACAAAATTATTCCATTGACATCTCTGTAAATAGTAATCctatttcgatgaaaatttgcTTTGCAATCAGAGCTTTTATTAGTCGATAAAAGAtcttgaatcgattcaaaaaatggctgatcaaaatgcagacagttgaaaatattggaATATGCTCTTTTAGTACTgtacgatactgtttgaatcatatcTCTGTAACGAAAAGTCCGATCTCAATGAAATttaatagcgttctatgggaatgtagCTTTCATTTGCAGCTAAAAGTGTTTCAATCGGTTGACAAATGgcttaaataattatgtgacaTTTAGATCTTGTGCTGTGCGCTAgcagaaagtttaaaataagaagatctaGGACTTTTTGCGTTCATTATTTCAGCAGATTACTGCCGTTGAAATTGTGAATATGTGCAAAAGTTGGCCATTGTGGAAGCCATGTTTTGATTCCAACATGTGTCACCttaaaggtgaagatgaatccaaaccaaacataaaattttcaagatcacaaatctgaagaaccagatAACCGATCATGCTAAAATTTTAAtagattggtcatcaccagcgaaTAGCGAGTGTCCagtcgatcaagttttcagtaaatttgattaaagtttgtgctcttgaaaatttgaagtgtggcttcgactcatcttcaccttaaactcgGAGGATATAAGATTTTCCAATAggttaaaatgaaaataaaatagtttcacATCAGATGCCGTCAGAATATAGTTGAAAgataatattaacatttagtataaaattttgattatgaTTTCTGCACGAAATCCTgtgatggtaaaatgaacacctcgCATTTATCCCTATAAATAGTCAATAACCGAATAAATATGATTACTTTTCTGTAATGATCCAATTTTAtaacaaaacattaaaaaagttCAAATGAATTATAATCGATTTAATATATAACATTACTGCCGTTTTATGCTAGTTGCTAATTTCATATATCATCACTTTGTGCAACGCTaaaattgagaattttcaaCCACCTTTTCCTGTcctaacgctttttgtatgaaaaatttcaaatttttgaatgagccgtaacgcttgagctaaCCTCCCCACTCTCCCTAcggttacgtaatttgtggatggtgCCCTACTGCTCAACCGAAATATTAgagaaataaacatattttgaaatggtattgtgaagtttacattaaaatgttaaaagttttgACGGTATCGATGTGTGTACGTTTCATTCTTTCGTAAATGAAATTGACTAAATGTGAATCAAAATCCTTAAGTCAAAGTCGTGTCACCAAGATCATTCTTTTTTTAATACAATTCATATCAAGCAATGGattgcattttattttttagatatatGCAAGGTTCCTATTTATTCTACCTTTGTTTCCTCCAACATTATCAAAATATGTCAATTTGTAATATTATTTTCGTTAGTTTTATAAATTACTACTCTGACGTTTAATAAattaagtgtagaactagccctcgtgcgttaaaatacactcaaataaaggtttaaaaaaaaaaaaaaaaaaaaaaaaaagtttaataaattatgACTATAGCGCATATCAGACGTCGTGCACAGTTAGATAATTTGCTAATCAATTGGTTTTACTGACTTTtacgttattatttttttattccagGAAGGAGTTTTGGCTCTGATTTTTCATGCTGCTCATACCGTCAACTCACCCTAATCCGGCATTCCGTATTTCTA includes:
- the LOC110675152 gene encoding uncharacterized protein LOC110675152 yields the protein MIEVKQRQTAKFLKEKILELLQSYGVSITQLLAVTCDNGANMVAAVKQLQKQYVADHPSLEAYDDDSDDDDEARERLIEDLMEELQKSVSLIRCAVHTMQLAVTDIVKATDVTIKEITTIAKNTRKIGYKAMFEYNKISVPPFYSRTRWNGVYKMLNYFKQHEEFYKDIGRQYPELDLTNHWNYIDEYVSAFEPVFVCTNKMQAKHVSLSDFYVHWLNTVMQVGLLTNSNLAKSLVLSLTERLKPLKNNMAFKAALLVDPRFNYLNSKTLSPEDKEQTRSFMLATWERIKQLDPNSSKEHQDTAQQSKPTNSFDTFLTRLFGGLPPESDQNTKPLIQQLNALDLEDHQSFSFDVWSHWKNRLKTYPELSKLALVFLSVPSNQVNVERSFSGMALTLTERRTNLSEESLENILLIKLNVDLIDKIIPENGFQ